In the Streptomyces sp. cg36 genome, one interval contains:
- a CDS encoding MFS transporter gives MGREQWKKIWVGSAGNMVEWFDWFVYATFAVYFADAFFPKGNETANLMNTMGIFAVGFFMRPVGGWLLGRIGDRRGRKAALTLTVTLMSASAVLIAVAPTYSVAGYGGVAVLLVARLLQGLSVGGEYAASATYLTEASDPARRGFASSFQYVSMTAGQLVGLGLQIVMQRTLSEGALHSWGWRVPFIVGALGAAIVFYLRRNMLETEVYAESGAAHEADRGTLKALWAHRREAFLVMALTMGGTVAYYTYTTYLTKFLSKSAGMEKQTASLVSFCALFVFMCLQPLAGMLSDRIGRRPLLITFAVGSTFLTVPIMTMLRHAGTFWPAFGLALLALVVVTGYTSINACVKAELFPTGIRALGVALPYALANALFGGTAEYVALWFKKGGIESGFYWYVAGCAAVSLVVYLTMRETRDIDLNRVAGPAAAPAARPAADGVPAS, from the coding sequence ATGGGACGAGAGCAGTGGAAGAAGATCTGGGTCGGCTCGGCCGGGAACATGGTCGAGTGGTTCGACTGGTTCGTGTACGCCACCTTCGCGGTGTACTTCGCGGACGCGTTCTTCCCCAAGGGCAACGAGACCGCCAACCTCATGAACACCATGGGGATCTTCGCGGTCGGCTTCTTCATGCGGCCGGTGGGCGGCTGGCTGCTCGGCCGCATCGGCGACCGCCGGGGCCGCAAGGCGGCGCTCACCCTCACCGTCACCCTGATGTCCGCCTCCGCGGTCCTGATCGCGGTGGCGCCGACGTACTCGGTGGCCGGATACGGGGGAGTGGCGGTGCTGCTCGTCGCCCGGCTGCTCCAGGGCCTCTCGGTCGGCGGCGAGTACGCGGCGAGCGCCACCTATCTGACCGAGGCGTCCGACCCGGCCCGGCGCGGCTTCGCCTCCAGCTTCCAGTACGTCTCGATGACCGCGGGCCAGCTCGTCGGCCTCGGCCTCCAGATCGTCATGCAGCGCACCCTGTCCGAGGGCGCGCTGCACAGCTGGGGCTGGCGGGTCCCCTTCATCGTGGGCGCGCTGGGCGCCGCGATCGTCTTCTACCTGCGGCGCAACATGCTGGAGACCGAGGTGTACGCGGAGTCGGGCGCGGCGCACGAGGCCGACCGGGGCACCCTGAAGGCGCTGTGGGCGCACCGCCGGGAGGCGTTCCTGGTCATGGCGCTGACGATGGGCGGCACGGTCGCTTACTACACGTACACCACCTATCTGACGAAGTTCCTCTCCAAGAGCGCGGGCATGGAGAAGCAGACGGCGTCTCTGGTCAGCTTCTGCGCGCTGTTCGTCTTCATGTGCCTGCAGCCGCTGGCGGGCATGCTCTCGGACCGGATCGGCCGCCGGCCGCTGCTGATCACCTTCGCGGTCGGCTCGACGTTCCTGACCGTGCCGATCATGACGATGCTGCGGCACGCCGGTACGTTCTGGCCGGCCTTCGGCCTCGCGCTCCTCGCGCTGGTCGTCGTCACCGGCTACACCTCGATCAACGCCTGTGTGAAGGCCGAGCTCTTCCCGACCGGCATCCGCGCCCTGGGCGTGGCCCTGCCGTACGCCCTCGCCAACGCCCTGTTCGGCGGGACCGCGGAGTACGTGGCGCTGTGGTTCAAGAAGGGCGGCATCGAGTCCGGGTTCTACTGGTACGTGGCGGGGTGCGCGGCGGTGAGCCTGGTGGTGTACCTGACGATGCGGGAGACCCGGGACATCGACCTGAACCGGGTCGCGGGCCCGGCCGCCGCCCCGGCCGCCCGGCCCGCCGCGGACGGGGTGCCCGCATCCTGA
- a CDS encoding TetR/AcrR family transcriptional regulator, with amino-acid sequence MAGPARARKNAPPREEVLAAAMATIAERGLDGLTMAGLGREVGMSSGHLLYYFRSKDELLLQTLEWSEGRLGEERRALLSRPGPARARLDAYVDLYVPDGPRDPHWILWLEVWNRSQNADGDARARQAAIEGAWHRDLVALLAEGVSRGEFRPLDADRCAARLRALLDGFSVHVAVGLPGTGRDQVLDHVREFIAESLAAPAAGA; translated from the coding sequence ATGGCCGGTCCGGCCCGCGCGCGCAAGAACGCGCCGCCGCGCGAGGAAGTGCTGGCCGCCGCCATGGCCACGATCGCCGAGCGCGGCCTGGACGGGCTGACCATGGCCGGGCTCGGCCGCGAGGTCGGCATGTCCAGCGGCCACCTCCTCTACTACTTCCGCAGCAAGGACGAGTTGCTGCTGCAGACGCTGGAGTGGAGCGAGGGGCGGCTGGGCGAGGAGCGCCGTGCGCTGCTGTCGCGGCCGGGCCCGGCCCGCGCGCGGCTGGACGCCTATGTCGACCTCTACGTGCCGGACGGGCCGCGCGATCCGCACTGGATCCTGTGGCTGGAGGTGTGGAACCGCTCGCAGAACGCGGACGGCGACGCCCGCGCCCGGCAGGCCGCCATCGAGGGCGCCTGGCACCGCGACCTGGTGGCGCTGCTGGCCGAGGGCGTCTCGCGCGGCGAGTTCCGGCCGCTCGACGCGGACCGCTGCGCGGCCCGGCTGCGGGCGCTGCTCGACGGCTTCAGCGTCCATGTGGCGGTCGGCCTGCCGGGCACCGGACGGGACCAAGTCCTCGACCACGTACGGGAGTTCATCGCCGAATCGCTGGCGGCGCCCGCCGCCGGGGCCTGA
- a CDS encoding agmatine/peptidylarginine deiminase, which translates to MSAAADGFRMPAEWAPHERTWMAWPGPNVTFPNEAELAGSRAAWASVARAVRRFEPVTVVCGPGQSAGAAALLGPGIDLVERELDDAWMRDIGPTFLTNGCELAAVDWTFNGWGAQDWARWEHDAKIGAYVSDLAGARTYTSRLVNEGGAIHVDGEGTVLLTESVQLGPERNPGWTREQVEAEIHGMLGTRKAIWLPRGLTADYPPHGYGTLGHVDIVAAFARPGVVVAHTQPDPAHPDHEVCKENVALLRAQTDARGRSIEVVEVPAPTVLTDDHGWVDYSYINHYLCNGGVVLCGFDDPRDEHAAGVFRRLFPERTVTLVDARTIFAGGGGIHCITQQQPRV; encoded by the coding sequence ATGTCTGCTGCCGCCGACGGCTTCCGCATGCCCGCCGAATGGGCCCCGCACGAGCGCACCTGGATGGCGTGGCCGGGCCCCAACGTCACCTTCCCGAACGAGGCCGAGCTCGCCGGGTCCCGCGCCGCCTGGGCGTCCGTCGCCCGTGCCGTACGCCGCTTCGAGCCGGTCACCGTGGTGTGCGGGCCCGGCCAGAGCGCCGGGGCCGCCGCCCTGCTCGGCCCCGGCATCGACCTCGTGGAGCGCGAGCTCGACGACGCCTGGATGCGTGACATCGGCCCCACCTTCCTCACCAACGGCTGCGAACTGGCCGCCGTGGACTGGACGTTCAACGGCTGGGGCGCCCAGGACTGGGCGCGCTGGGAGCACGACGCCAAGATCGGCGCGTATGTCTCGGACCTGGCCGGCGCGCGTACGTACACCTCGCGCCTCGTCAACGAGGGCGGCGCGATCCACGTCGACGGCGAGGGCACGGTGCTGCTCACCGAGTCCGTGCAGCTCGGCCCCGAGCGCAACCCCGGCTGGACCCGGGAGCAGGTCGAGGCGGAGATCCACGGGATGCTCGGCACCCGCAAGGCGATCTGGCTGCCGCGCGGGCTGACCGCCGACTACCCCCCGCACGGCTACGGCACGCTGGGCCACGTCGACATCGTGGCCGCGTTCGCCCGCCCCGGGGTCGTCGTCGCCCACACCCAGCCCGACCCGGCCCACCCCGACCACGAGGTGTGCAAGGAGAACGTGGCGCTGCTGCGCGCGCAGACCGACGCGCGCGGCCGGAGCATCGAGGTCGTGGAGGTCCCCGCGCCGACCGTGCTCACCGACGACCACGGCTGGGTGGACTACTCCTACATCAACCACTACCTCTGCAACGGCGGGGTCGTGCTGTGCGGCTTCGACGACCCCAGGGACGAGCACGCGGCCGGGGTCTTCCGCCGTCTCTTCCCGGAGCGGACCGTCACCCTCGTGGACGCACGTACGATCTTCGCCGGGGGCGGTGGCATCCACTGCATCACCCAGCAGCAGCCCAGGGTGTGA
- a CDS encoding urease subunit alpha → MSRQTRHSDHCAPGARHIDPHEYAAVFGPRAGDRIRLGDSGLTVRVESDAQNPGDEFLAGFGKTARDGLHLKAAAVRETCDVVISNVVVIDAVLGIRKVSIGIREGRIHAIGRAGNPDTLDGVDVVVGTGTSIVSGEGLIATAGAVDTHVHMLSPRIMEASLSSGVTTLIGQEFGPVWGVGVNSPWALRHAFNAFDAWPVNVGFLGRGSSSVGAPLVEALVEGGACGFKVHEDMGAHARALDTALRVAEEHDVQVALHSDGLNECLSVEDTLRVLEGRTVHAFHIEGCGGGHVPNVLKMAGVANVIGSSTNPTLPFGRDAVAEHYGMIVSVHGLKPDLPGDAAMARDRIRAGTMGAEDVLHDVGAIGITSSDAQGMGRAGETVRRTFAMAAKMKAELGPLEGDGEGDDNARVLRYIAKLTVNPAIAHGLAHEVGSLEVGRLADVVLWRPAFFGAKPQMVLKAGFPAWGVTGDPNAATDTCEPLVLGPLFGAHGATAADLSVAFVAGAALEAGGDVMPTRRRRVAVRGTRGIGPADLLLNSRTGAVDVDGATGLVTLDGDPLRSEPADTVTLNRLYFL, encoded by the coding sequence ATGAGCAGGCAGACCCGGCACAGCGACCACTGCGCGCCCGGCGCCCGGCACATCGACCCGCACGAGTACGCGGCCGTCTTCGGGCCCCGCGCGGGCGACCGGATCCGGCTCGGCGACTCGGGCCTGACCGTGCGCGTCGAGTCCGACGCGCAGAACCCGGGGGACGAGTTCCTGGCGGGGTTCGGGAAGACGGCGCGTGACGGGCTGCACCTCAAGGCGGCGGCGGTCCGCGAGACCTGCGACGTGGTGATCAGCAACGTCGTGGTGATCGACGCGGTGCTGGGCATCCGCAAGGTGTCGATCGGGATCCGTGAGGGCCGTATCCACGCCATCGGGCGGGCGGGCAACCCGGACACGCTCGACGGGGTCGACGTCGTCGTCGGCACCGGGACCAGCATCGTCTCCGGCGAAGGACTCATCGCCACGGCCGGGGCCGTCGACACCCATGTCCACATGCTCTCCCCCCGGATCATGGAGGCGTCGCTGTCCTCCGGCGTGACCACGCTCATCGGCCAGGAGTTCGGCCCGGTGTGGGGGGTCGGGGTGAACTCTCCGTGGGCGTTGCGGCATGCGTTCAACGCGTTTGATGCGTGGCCGGTGAATGTGGGGTTTTTGGGGCGGGGTTCGTCGTCGGTGGGGGCGCCGTTGGTGGAGGCGTTGGTGGAGGGGGGTGCGTGTGGGTTCAAGGTGCATGAGGACATGGGGGCGCATGCGCGGGCGTTGGATACGGCGTTGCGGGTGGCGGAGGAGCACGATGTGCAGGTGGCGTTGCACAGTGACGGGCTGAATGAGTGCTTGTCGGTGGAGGACACGCTGCGGGTGCTGGAGGGGCGGACGGTTCACGCGTTCCACATCGAGGGGTGTGGGGGTGGTCATGTGCCCAATGTGTTGAAGATGGCGGGGGTGGCGAACGTGATCGGCTCGTCGACGAATCCGACGCTGCCGTTCGGGCGGGACGCGGTGGCGGAGCATTACGGGATGATCGTGTCGGTGCACGGGCTGAAGCCGGATCTGCCGGGGGACGCGGCGATGGCGCGGGACCGGATCCGGGCGGGCACGATGGGTGCGGAGGATGTGCTGCACGATGTGGGGGCGATCGGGATCACCTCCTCGGACGCGCAGGGGATGGGGCGGGCCGGGGAGACGGTGCGGCGCACGTTCGCGATGGCGGCGAAGATGAAGGCGGAGCTGGGCCCGCTGGAGGGGGACGGGGAGGGTGACGACAACGCGCGGGTGCTGCGGTACATCGCGAAGCTGACGGTGAATCCGGCGATCGCGCACGGGCTGGCGCACGAGGTCGGTTCGCTGGAGGTGGGCAGGCTCGCGGATGTGGTGCTGTGGCGGCCGGCGTTCTTCGGTGCCAAGCCGCAGATGGTCCTGAAGGCCGGTTTTCCCGCGTGGGGGGTGACGGGGGATCCGAACGCGGCGACCGATACGTGTGAGCCGTTGGTGCTGGGGCCGTTGTTCGGGGCGCACGGGGCGACGGCCGCGGATCTGTCGGTGGCGTTCGTGGCCGGGGCCGCGCTGGAGGCGGGCGGGGATGTGATGCCGACCCGGCGGCGCCGGGTCGCGGTGCGCGGCACCCGTGGCATCGGTCCCGCCGACCTCCTGCTCAACTCCCGGACCGGGGCGGTGGACGTGGACGGTGCCACCGGTCTGGTCACCCTCGACGGCGACCCCCTGCGCTCCGAACCCGCCGACACCGTCACCCTCAACCGCCTCTACTTCCTCTAA
- the ureA gene encoding urease subunit gamma, producing the protein MRLTPTERDRLLLFGAAELARARRARGLRLNVPEATALIADTVCEAARDGRRLAEAIEAARSVLGPDDVLPGVADVVTEVHVEAVFDDGSRLAVVPAPIAGAAGLGEDAPGAVLPGPQGPDREPVVRLVVRNTASVPVSVTSHFHFFEVNPRLEFDRGAAYGMRLCVPAGSSVRFDPGGVAEVGLVPVGGGRVAIGFAGLVDGPLDAPGAREEALRRAAACGYLGTGGSEGDPA; encoded by the coding sequence GTGCGACTGACTCCCACGGAACGTGACCGGCTGCTGCTGTTCGGCGCCGCTGAGCTGGCGCGGGCGCGCCGGGCGCGCGGGTTGCGGCTCAATGTGCCCGAGGCGACGGCGCTGATCGCGGACACCGTCTGCGAGGCGGCCCGCGACGGGCGCCGGCTCGCCGAGGCCATCGAGGCGGCCCGGTCGGTGCTCGGCCCGGACGACGTGCTGCCGGGGGTCGCGGACGTGGTCACCGAGGTGCATGTGGAGGCCGTCTTCGACGACGGCTCGCGGCTCGCCGTGGTGCCCGCGCCCATCGCGGGGGCCGCCGGGCTCGGCGAGGACGCTCCGGGGGCGGTGCTGCCGGGGCCGCAGGGGCCGGATCGTGAGCCGGTGGTGCGGCTCGTGGTGCGTAATACGGCGTCGGTGCCGGTGAGTGTGACGTCGCACTTTCATTTCTTCGAGGTGAATCCGCGGTTGGAGTTCGACCGGGGTGCGGCGTACGGGATGCGGTTGTGTGTGCCGGCGGGGTCGTCGGTGCGGTTCGATCCGGGGGGTGTGGCGGAGGTGGGTCTGGTGCCGGTCGGTGGTGGGCGGGTGGCGATCGGTTTCGCGGGGTTGGTGGATGGTCCGCTGGATGCTCCGGGGGCCAGGGAAGAGGCGTTGCGCAGGGCCGCGGCCTGCGGCTACCTCGGCACCGGCGGTTCGGAAGGAGACCCGGCATGA
- a CDS encoding cytosine permease — protein sequence MPIEQRGVDTIPEAERTSGPRDLVSILLGSNLCLGVIVFGWLPVSFGLGWWASVTAVVAGTLVGTLLTAPLALVSLRTATNLSTSSGAQFGVRGRLIGSVVGLLLSLGYTALTVWIGGDAMTGVLHRLFGLPTGSLSYAVVYGVLAAATVIGAVYGYRVLLRLSRVLAVGMTALLALGVVAYGPHFTTAALPDAGGPLLGSFWPTWLLALVAAGLSGPIAFITLLGDYTRYISPARHSPRRVLRATWLGLTAGLLVPQLFGTFTAYAARAAADYAGPLVAAAPGWYLVPLLLAASAGSVGNAGLMLYSMGLDLDAILPRASRTQATFAVAGVATACVFAGHYAWDAQGAMTSFVLLLTAIGTPWAVITLIGFVRCRGAYDADALQVFNRRARGGAYWYRAGWNWRAALAWGLGAGVGLLAVSLPQYEGPLLRFTGGVDCSFLLSGVVGGLTYAVLTPRAVPHPAPSLNPPGVKTG from the coding sequence ATGCCGATAGAACAACGCGGAGTCGACACCATCCCGGAGGCGGAACGCACCAGCGGCCCGCGCGACCTGGTGTCGATCCTGCTCGGCTCCAACCTCTGCCTCGGCGTGATCGTCTTCGGCTGGCTGCCGGTCTCCTTCGGCCTGGGCTGGTGGGCGTCGGTGACGGCGGTGGTCGCGGGCACGCTGGTGGGCACGCTGCTCACGGCCCCGCTGGCCCTGGTGTCGCTGCGCACCGCGACCAACCTCTCCACCTCGTCGGGCGCCCAGTTCGGCGTACGGGGACGGCTGATCGGCTCGGTGGTCGGGCTGCTGCTCTCGCTCGGCTACACCGCGCTGACCGTGTGGATCGGCGGGGACGCGATGACGGGCGTCCTGCACCGCCTCTTCGGCCTGCCGACCGGCTCGCTCTCGTACGCGGTGGTGTACGGGGTGCTGGCCGCGGCCACGGTGATCGGCGCGGTCTACGGCTACCGGGTGCTGCTGCGGCTCTCCCGGGTCCTGGCCGTCGGCATGACCGCGCTGCTCGCCCTGGGCGTGGTGGCGTACGGCCCGCACTTCACCACGGCGGCGCTGCCGGACGCGGGCGGCCCGCTGCTCGGCTCGTTCTGGCCGACCTGGCTGCTGGCGCTGGTCGCGGCCGGGCTCAGCGGCCCCATCGCCTTCATCACCCTGCTCGGCGACTACACCCGCTACATCTCACCGGCCCGGCACAGCCCGCGCCGGGTGCTCCGCGCGACCTGGCTGGGGCTGACCGCCGGACTCCTGGTGCCGCAGCTGTTCGGCACGTTCACGGCGTACGCGGCGCGGGCCGCGGCGGACTACGCGGGTCCGCTGGTCGCGGCGGCGCCCGGCTGGTACCTGGTCCCGCTCCTGCTCGCCGCGTCGGCCGGGTCGGTCGGCAACGCGGGGCTGATGCTGTACTCGATGGGGCTGGACCTGGACGCGATCCTGCCGCGCGCCTCGCGCACCCAGGCGACCTTCGCGGTCGCGGGGGTCGCGACCGCGTGCGTCTTCGCGGGGCACTACGCGTGGGACGCGCAGGGCGCGATGACGTCGTTCGTACTGCTCCTGACCGCCATCGGCACGCCGTGGGCGGTCATCACCCTGATCGGCTTCGTCCGCTGCCGGGGCGCGTACGACGCGGACGCCCTCCAGGTGTTCAACCGCCGGGCGCGGGGCGGGGCGTACTGGTACCGGGCGGGCTGGAACTGGCGGGCCGCGCTGGCGTGGGGGCTGGGGGCGGGGGTGGGGTTGCTGGCGGTGTCGCTGCCGCAGTACGAGGGGCCGCTGCTGCGGTTCACCGGCGGGGTGGACTGCAGCTTTCTGCTGTCGGGGGTGGTGGGGGGACTGACGTACGCGGTGCTGACACCCCGGGCGGTCCCCCACCCCGCCCCTTCCCTGAACCCTCCGGGGGTGAAGACGGGTTGA
- a CDS encoding DUF732 domain-containing protein: MERKKKNWFIAGAAVLAFGGVLSLFQDDDDKAEADAKPKAPATAPAKPAEKPSEPSGIPSPDTMQTAGLMRALRTIEPGLVAKEDRAVSRSRDVCLDIKGGKDDVTVQKNAKSRFEGGTVPSLTDDQAAQIVTAVKSSFCS, translated from the coding sequence ATGGAGCGGAAGAAGAAAAATTGGTTCATCGCGGGGGCTGCGGTGCTCGCGTTCGGCGGGGTGCTGTCGCTGTTCCAGGATGACGACGACAAGGCCGAAGCCGACGCCAAGCCCAAGGCACCCGCCACGGCGCCCGCCAAGCCCGCCGAGAAGCCGTCCGAGCCGTCCGGCATCCCGTCGCCGGACACGATGCAGACTGCCGGACTGATGAGGGCGCTACGGACCATCGAGCCCGGATTGGTCGCGAAGGAAGACCGGGCCGTCAGCAGGTCCCGGGATGTCTGCTTGGACATCAAGGGCGGCAAGGATGACGTCACGGTCCAGAAGAACGCCAAGAGCCGCTTTGAAGGCGGCACGGTGCCCAGCCTCACGGACGACCAGGCCGCGCAGATCGTGACCGCTGTGAAGTCGTCGTTCTGCTCGTAG
- a CDS encoding GntR family transcriptional regulator gives MEFDPRRPKWQQIADEITRRIKSGRYPAGFQLSEVRLADEFGVNRDTLRKATRALRESGWITTTPSMGSFVAESLPAEEGHQGDA, from the coding sequence GTGGAGTTCGACCCGCGCCGCCCGAAGTGGCAGCAGATCGCAGACGAGATCACCCGCCGTATCAAGAGCGGGCGGTACCCGGCTGGTTTCCAGCTCTCCGAGGTCCGGTTGGCGGACGAGTTCGGCGTGAACCGCGACACCTTGCGGAAGGCGACCAGGGCGCTCCGGGAATCGGGCTGGATCACGACCACGCCGAGCATGGGTTCATTCGTTGCTGAGTCCCTGCCCGCCGAGGAAGGGCACCAGGGCGACGCGTAG
- a CDS encoding methyltransferase domain-containing protein, which produces MPANAHQERPSLTELGRVLMSGGVLTSDWAPSFAAVPRAAFLPDLMWPYDMRTGQSVPVSRTDDPETWYGYADSDAPVVTQWDDGTHTGPAPGELSTSSASMPSVVFSMLRDLDVRPDSRVLEIGTGTGWNAALLAHRLGPGNVVSVEVDEAVATAARTALNCFGLPVRVVHGDGIEGDPAGAPYDRIIATCGLRSIPYTWIEQCRPGGVVVAPWGTHYGNGDAVARLTVADNGKSATGPFTGPVEFMKARAQRRPPVRHADYVPGSVADGDESSTTVTEDQFLSGRFSPQEFVLGLGVRDCVRAVAAKEDGTRAVWFYGLSDRSWACAQFRDEDTTRVWQSGPRKLWDETEAAHRWWEEQGRPGFTRFGLTVTADGENVWLDSQSTPVPTA; this is translated from the coding sequence ATGCCCGCGAACGCACACCAGGAGCGCCCCAGCCTCACAGAGCTGGGGCGCGTCCTCATGTCCGGGGGCGTGCTCACCTCCGATTGGGCGCCCTCATTCGCTGCGGTTCCACGCGCCGCGTTCCTGCCCGATCTCATGTGGCCGTACGACATGCGCACAGGGCAGAGCGTCCCCGTGTCGCGGACGGACGACCCGGAGACCTGGTACGGATACGCGGACTCCGACGCTCCCGTGGTCACCCAATGGGACGACGGCACACACACGGGACCCGCACCCGGCGAGCTCTCCACCAGTTCCGCTTCCATGCCGAGCGTCGTGTTCTCTATGCTCCGCGACCTGGACGTCCGGCCCGACTCCCGTGTGCTGGAGATCGGCACCGGCACCGGGTGGAACGCCGCACTGCTCGCCCACCGGCTCGGCCCCGGGAACGTCGTCAGCGTGGAAGTTGATGAGGCTGTAGCAACTGCTGCGCGGACCGCCCTTAACTGCTTCGGTCTGCCGGTGCGCGTCGTCCACGGCGACGGCATCGAAGGAGACCCAGCCGGGGCACCGTATGACCGGATCATCGCCACGTGCGGGCTGCGCTCCATCCCGTACACATGGATCGAGCAGTGCCGCCCCGGCGGGGTCGTCGTGGCGCCGTGGGGAACGCACTACGGCAACGGGGACGCGGTGGCCCGGCTGACCGTCGCAGACAACGGAAAGAGCGCCACCGGACCCTTTACCGGACCCGTGGAGTTCATGAAGGCACGAGCCCAGCGCCGACCACCTGTGCGGCACGCCGACTACGTTCCCGGCAGTGTCGCCGACGGGGACGAGTCGTCGACGACGGTCACGGAAGACCAGTTCCTGAGTGGTCGGTTCAGTCCACAGGAATTCGTCCTGGGTCTGGGCGTCCGCGACTGTGTGCGTGCGGTGGCGGCGAAGGAGGACGGAACGCGGGCCGTCTGGTTCTACGGACTGTCGGACCGCTCATGGGCGTGTGCGCAGTTCCGGGACGAAGACACCACCCGCGTATGGCAATCGGGTCCACGCAAGTTGTGGGACGAGACCGAAGCCGCCCACCGATGGTGGGAGGAGCAAGGACGCCCCGGCTTCACTCGCTTCGGACTCACTGTGACAGCGGACGGCGAGAACGTGTGGCTCGACTCACAATCCACACCAGTCCCGACAGCCTAG